In Nonomuraea sp. NBC_00507, the following are encoded in one genomic region:
- a CDS encoding SDR family oxidoreductase codes for MRVLVAGREGGIGSACAETVRASGGQVYGVDVSTTDVTRPGGAEEAISQAHAALGGLDGVVHAIGMSGRRLGDGPITGCTDEAWAEVHRVNHESAFRLLRAAIPRLGRGGSIVIVGSALATSLDHDFRTVAYASAKGALIPLVRSAAFDAAPAGVRVNLVAAGLVDTPMARRALDSPEIAARMAELMPLGGTACTPQEVADVVMWLLSAAARRTTGAVVPVDGGWHLR; via the coding sequence ATGCGGGTTCTCGTGGCGGGTCGCGAGGGCGGCATCGGCAGCGCGTGCGCCGAAACGGTGCGCGCGTCCGGCGGCCAGGTGTACGGCGTGGACGTCAGCACGACGGACGTCACCCGGCCCGGCGGCGCCGAGGAGGCGATCTCCCAGGCGCACGCGGCGCTCGGCGGGCTCGACGGCGTCGTGCACGCGATCGGCATGTCAGGCCGCCGGCTGGGCGACGGCCCGATCACCGGCTGCACCGACGAGGCGTGGGCGGAGGTGCACCGGGTGAACCACGAGTCCGCCTTCCGCCTGCTCAGGGCGGCCATCCCGAGGCTCGGGCGGGGCGGGTCGATCGTGATCGTGGGGTCGGCCCTCGCCACGTCGCTGGACCACGACTTCCGGACCGTGGCGTACGCCAGCGCGAAGGGCGCGCTGATCCCGCTCGTGCGCTCGGCCGCGTTCGACGCCGCGCCCGCGGGAGTGCGGGTGAACCTGGTGGCCGCCGGGCTGGTGGACACCCCGATGGCCCGGCGCGCGCTGGACTCCCCGGAGATCGCAGCGCGGATGGCCGAGCTGATGCCGCTCGGCGGCACGGCGTGCACGCCGCAGGAGGTCGCGGACGTGGTGATGTGGCTGCTGTCGGCCGCGGCCCGGCGTACGACCGGCGCGGTCGTCCCCGTCGACGGAGGGTGGCACCTGCGGTGA
- a CDS encoding LacI family DNA-binding transcriptional regulator, with product MTRGPVRRPTQADIARLAGVSQATVSLVLNERESEVRISPATRERVLAAIREWGYVANASARSLAGGRNKIIGVHTFEPVFPTTSVDFYFPFLLGMEQAAAELGYDLLLFTSAGGERQIFRDGSTRLSITDGALLLGRDPNVEEIERLRDSGYPFVYVGHREVSGPPVSYVAADYAGATQQLTEQLFALGHERVAYARIGDGDAQPSRDREKGFRRAMPPGGTRRLAGPVWTLESPEDAAGLLEEIQHAGITGVVAEQEMLAEEVLAHARRHGLSVPGDLSVVVLGDSAGARGSGTPWTGLVVPREQMGRQATRLLARLLETPEETACQESVECPLTPGATVGPPAPGERRARP from the coding sequence ATGACCCGCGGACCAGTGCGCCGGCCCACTCAGGCCGACATCGCGCGCCTCGCCGGGGTCAGTCAGGCCACCGTGTCACTGGTGCTCAACGAGCGTGAGTCGGAGGTGCGCATCAGCCCCGCGACCCGCGAACGGGTGCTGGCCGCCATACGCGAGTGGGGCTACGTCGCCAACGCCTCGGCCCGCTCCCTTGCCGGCGGGCGCAACAAGATCATCGGGGTGCACACGTTCGAGCCGGTCTTCCCCACGACCAGCGTCGACTTCTACTTCCCCTTCCTGCTCGGCATGGAGCAGGCGGCCGCCGAGCTCGGCTACGACCTGCTGCTGTTCACCAGCGCCGGCGGCGAGCGCCAGATCTTCCGCGACGGGTCGACCCGGCTGTCGATCACCGACGGAGCGCTGCTGCTCGGCCGGGACCCCAACGTCGAGGAGATCGAGCGGCTCCGCGACTCCGGCTATCCGTTCGTCTATGTAGGGCACCGGGAAGTGTCCGGCCCGCCGGTGTCCTATGTGGCCGCCGACTACGCCGGGGCGACCCAGCAGCTCACCGAGCAACTGTTCGCGCTGGGGCACGAACGCGTGGCCTACGCCCGCATCGGCGACGGCGACGCGCAACCCAGCCGTGACCGGGAGAAGGGCTTCCGGCGGGCGATGCCGCCCGGCGGGACCCGGCGGCTCGCGGGCCCGGTGTGGACGCTCGAGTCCCCCGAGGACGCGGCGGGCCTGCTGGAGGAGATCCAGCACGCCGGAATCACCGGTGTGGTCGCGGAGCAGGAGATGCTCGCCGAGGAGGTCCTGGCGCACGCCCGGCGGCACGGGCTGTCGGTCCCCGGAGACCTCAGCGTCGTCGTGCTGGGCGACTCCGCCGGCGCACGCGGGTCCGGCACTCCCTGGACCGGCCTGGTGGTCCCGCGGGAGCAGATGGGCCGGCAGGCCACCCGCCTGCTCGCGCGGTTACTGGAGACACCCGAGGAGACGGCCTGCCAGGAGAGCGTCGAGTGCCCCCTCACCCCAGGCGCGACCGTGGGCCCACCGGCCCCCGGCGAACGACGGGCACGGCCATGA
- a CDS encoding FAD-dependent oxidoreductase, whose protein sequence is MRLTVEQVRAVPVLWRGDVVVVGGGSAGCAAAVAAARSGARTLLVEASGFLGGTGAAVLDTFYGFYAPGRADRVVGGIGWELCERLLSWEQAFERPNTYGAGTGVTYEPEALKLAWDELTEEAGAETLLHATISRVVMDGGRIAEVVAETKAGARRIIGAVFVDATGDAELAWRAGAAVERPDGDQRVQPLTATFRLGNVDLAATPTAELHRLMREAAASGEFALPRTEGSAHRTVLPGVVHTNMTRVSDVNPLDPWELSAAEREGRRQVREYVRFLKARVPGYAQAYLLGISVRIGVRESRRLIGRYVLTREDVLSGRRFPDEIAQCGAPIEDHAAGSSTIWRYVGGEPAGMTYGVPYRCLLPQDVPGLLVAGRCLSATHDAHASVRSMAQCMAMGQAAGTAAALAAASGLPPAEVDAAELRAALTPGRPS, encoded by the coding sequence GTGAGGCTGACCGTCGAACAGGTGCGGGCCGTCCCGGTCCTGTGGCGCGGCGACGTCGTGGTGGTCGGCGGCGGATCGGCCGGGTGCGCCGCCGCGGTGGCCGCGGCACGCTCGGGCGCCCGGACCCTGCTCGTCGAGGCGTCGGGGTTCCTGGGCGGAACCGGTGCCGCGGTGCTCGACACGTTCTACGGCTTCTACGCTCCCGGGCGGGCCGATCGCGTGGTGGGCGGGATCGGCTGGGAGCTGTGCGAGCGGCTCCTGTCGTGGGAGCAGGCGTTCGAGCGGCCCAACACCTACGGAGCGGGCACCGGCGTGACGTACGAGCCGGAGGCGCTGAAACTGGCCTGGGACGAGCTGACTGAGGAGGCGGGCGCCGAGACGCTCCTGCACGCCACGATCAGCCGCGTGGTCATGGACGGCGGCAGGATCGCCGAGGTGGTCGCCGAGACGAAGGCGGGCGCGCGGCGGATCATCGGGGCCGTGTTCGTGGACGCCACCGGCGACGCGGAGCTGGCGTGGCGGGCCGGCGCCGCGGTCGAACGCCCCGACGGCGACCAGCGGGTGCAGCCGCTCACCGCAACCTTCCGGCTGGGCAACGTGGACCTCGCCGCGACACCGACCGCGGAGCTGCACCGGCTGATGCGGGAGGCGGCCGCGTCGGGCGAGTTCGCCCTGCCGCGGACCGAAGGCTCCGCGCACCGCACGGTGCTCCCGGGCGTGGTCCACACGAACATGACGCGCGTCAGCGACGTCAACCCGCTGGACCCGTGGGAGTTGTCCGCGGCCGAGCGGGAGGGCCGCCGTCAGGTACGCGAATACGTGCGTTTCCTGAAGGCCCGGGTCCCCGGGTACGCGCAGGCGTATCTGCTGGGCATCTCCGTCCGCATCGGCGTGCGGGAGAGCCGCCGCCTCATCGGCAGGTACGTCCTGACCCGCGAGGACGTCTTGTCCGGCCGCCGTTTCCCCGACGAGATCGCCCAATGCGGGGCGCCCATCGAGGACCACGCGGCCGGCTCGTCCACCATCTGGCGGTACGTCGGGGGCGAGCCGGCCGGGATGACCTACGGCGTGCCGTACCGGTGCCTGCTGCCCCAGGACGTGCCCGGACTGCTCGTCGCCGGCCGGTGCCTGTCGGCCACCCACGACGCGCACGCGTCCGTCCGATCGATGGCCCAGTGCATGGCCATGGGTCAGGCCGCGGGAACGGCGGCGGCCCTCGCGGCCGCGTCCGGCCTGCCGCCCGCCGAGGTCGACGCCGCCGAGCTGCGCGCCGCGCTCACGCCAGGCCGTCCTTCATGA
- a CDS encoding MGH1-like glycoside hydrolase domain-containing protein translates to MTDYANIQASLARGWNTWDTRSVLTQVLLPDALGLSLGLKEYYRGTSLRTAQIGRRTEGAETVTLGRHAYDGGYTEASVTWAGITIRVQTAHAGDDLVVLVTPTANQQKSALLTVGVGYLWNRPGSVSRDGDRIIATGPGGSIDVHGTAAHVDDPYTDIDGPYLAMELTGALGISTGRARDLREIAAIVARAADGIGEAGTDPLAQHREIVRDAISWNTIYEPAGSRVITTVSRLWNVGKRGGYALFCWDAFFNALLAAVSSKELAYVNTVEMLRALTPEGFVPNVEQGTGRKTYDGSQPPVGSLVTRELYRRYADRWFLEEAFGPLLSWNRWWWRVRRDGDLLCAGSTYFDPEFPSPQDIPRIHQHFGATCETGWDGHPVFDDVPFDQSKSLLAAHDVGLNSLYAADCEALADIADILGDRAAATELRARHAAVVAAMESLWDERSGIYRSRRTDTGLPTERLSTMSFYPFLAGVGLGERAARMVSGHLTTGDGFGGEWILPSSPRSEPVDLSEGSYWSGRAWPPVNFLVYLGLLRAGERDAAAWLAEGSSRLVLKEWNQHRHVHENYSSIHGGACDKPNSEPFQTWGALLSLIVLLERGEVDFFMKDGLA, encoded by the coding sequence ATGACCGACTACGCGAACATCCAGGCCTCGCTCGCACGGGGCTGGAACACCTGGGACACGCGCAGCGTGCTCACCCAGGTGCTCCTCCCCGACGCGCTTGGCCTGTCACTCGGACTGAAGGAGTACTACCGGGGCACGTCGCTGCGGACCGCGCAGATCGGCCGCCGCACGGAGGGCGCGGAGACCGTCACCCTGGGCCGGCACGCCTACGACGGCGGCTACACCGAGGCGAGCGTGACGTGGGCCGGCATCACGATCCGGGTGCAGACCGCGCATGCGGGAGACGACCTGGTCGTGCTGGTGACGCCCACCGCCAACCAGCAAAAGAGCGCCCTGCTGACGGTCGGCGTCGGTTACCTGTGGAACCGGCCGGGCTCCGTCAGCCGCGACGGCGATCGGATCATCGCCACGGGGCCGGGCGGGAGCATCGACGTCCACGGCACCGCCGCGCACGTCGACGACCCGTATACCGACATCGACGGGCCGTACCTGGCGATGGAGCTGACCGGCGCCCTCGGGATCAGCACCGGCCGCGCCCGTGACCTGCGGGAGATCGCGGCGATCGTGGCCCGCGCCGCCGACGGGATCGGCGAGGCCGGCACGGATCCGCTGGCCCAGCACCGCGAGATCGTCAGGGACGCCATCTCCTGGAACACCATCTACGAGCCGGCCGGGTCCCGGGTGATCACCACCGTCAGCCGGCTCTGGAACGTCGGCAAGCGCGGCGGCTACGCGCTGTTCTGCTGGGACGCGTTCTTCAACGCGCTGCTGGCGGCCGTGTCGAGCAAGGAGCTCGCCTACGTCAACACGGTCGAGATGCTCCGGGCACTGACCCCGGAGGGCTTCGTCCCGAACGTCGAGCAAGGCACGGGCCGCAAGACGTACGACGGGTCGCAGCCGCCCGTCGGCTCGCTGGTCACCCGGGAGCTCTACCGCAGGTACGCCGACCGCTGGTTCCTGGAGGAGGCCTTCGGCCCGCTGCTGTCCTGGAACCGCTGGTGGTGGCGGGTACGGAGGGACGGTGATCTGCTGTGCGCCGGCTCGACGTACTTCGACCCCGAGTTCCCCTCGCCGCAGGACATCCCACGCATCCACCAGCACTTCGGCGCGACCTGCGAGACGGGCTGGGACGGGCATCCGGTCTTCGACGACGTGCCCTTCGACCAGTCGAAGAGCCTGCTCGCCGCCCACGACGTGGGGCTGAACAGCCTGTACGCGGCCGACTGTGAGGCGCTCGCCGACATCGCGGACATCCTGGGCGACCGGGCGGCCGCCACGGAGCTGCGCGCCCGGCACGCGGCCGTCGTGGCGGCGATGGAGTCCCTGTGGGACGAGCGGAGCGGCATCTACCGCAGCAGGCGCACCGACACCGGGCTGCCGACCGAGCGGCTGTCCACGATGAGCTTCTACCCCTTCCTGGCCGGCGTCGGACTCGGCGAACGGGCCGCGCGGATGGTGTCCGGTCACCTGACGACCGGCGACGGCTTCGGCGGCGAATGGATCCTGCCCTCCTCGCCGCGCAGCGAGCCGGTGGATCTCAGCGAGGGCAGCTACTGGTCGGGCCGGGCGTGGCCGCCGGTGAACTTCCTCGTCTACCTGGGCCTGCTGCGCGCGGGGGAGCGGGACGCGGCCGCATGGCTGGCCGAGGGCAGCTCCAGGCTCGTGCTGAAGGAATGGAACCAGCACCGTCACGTGCACGAGAACTACTCCAGCATCCATGGCGGCGCGTGCGACAAACCCAACAGCGAGCCCTTCCAGACCTGGGGCGCGCTGCTGAGCCTCATTGTCCTCCTGGAACGCGGCGAGGTGGACTTCTTCATGAAGGACGGCCTGGCGTGA
- a CDS encoding golvesin C-terminal-like domain-containing protein, which translates to MSTPISRRMFTLGLAAGAGALALPSPTQAHARTTGRAEPFFAETTLWDSAVDPLASYHVHALAVLPDDTILACTEGRHEICDAGPHDLLVRRSTDRGETWSPTQTVAQAVNGEIWANPTFVVDRVTGEVFLFHNLCEQLPGNTSCSADSSTMYVISSTDGGATWSERRSLAGLFDHFPYNWAMHGPGPGHGIQLRSGRLLLTVGHRTVITGVPAVERNYGASTVYSDDHGRTWLSGGEIPLGGGLPAVGEARLVERADGTVVVNSRPGSGNDWPRDTAVSADGGLTWSKPRMDFSPGLFNGVDTGLIRYTGGPHSSEVDRVLFSWPDAPMRWNMTVAVSYDEGHTFRYRRSISPIRGYYSDLARLSDGTIVLLYGCDGDLDGSPRRVAVARFNLEWLTQGRDSLATGPALTEHTHDLGRPAKEATVSGGTVTVVEEATARDGARAAFAPGATGDFIEYTFVVPWGGWHELWLRSYRSADGGLVTVTVDGRTPRNSTLDLTAFRGDGYDVVLLGKMALRPGRHTIRFRSAGAGRGGGRAIGLDQLSLVRAPHPADVREEVTVDNGGLGFQVTGTWPSSRGIRGYYGFNYLTHAKGDGTSVARWRPALPGEDRYEVLVSYSADPNRATNATYVVHHADGVTPVAVNQRERGMPDARTGEWVSIGTYRFRAGLDGYVELSDAADGVVIADAVRFRREPR; encoded by the coding sequence GTGAGCACCCCCATCAGCCGCCGCATGTTCACGCTCGGCCTCGCCGCCGGCGCCGGCGCACTCGCCCTTCCGTCCCCCACGCAGGCCCACGCCCGGACGACGGGCCGCGCCGAGCCGTTCTTCGCGGAGACCACCTTGTGGGACTCCGCTGTGGACCCGCTCGCCAGCTACCACGTCCACGCGCTGGCCGTCCTGCCCGACGACACGATCCTGGCCTGTACGGAGGGCCGCCACGAGATCTGCGACGCCGGCCCGCACGACCTGCTGGTACGGCGCAGCACCGACCGGGGCGAGACGTGGAGCCCGACCCAGACGGTCGCACAGGCGGTCAACGGCGAGATCTGGGCCAATCCCACCTTCGTCGTCGACCGCGTCACCGGCGAGGTGTTCCTGTTCCACAACTTGTGCGAGCAGCTGCCCGGCAACACGAGTTGCTCGGCCGACTCCAGCACGATGTACGTCATCTCCAGCACCGACGGCGGCGCCACCTGGAGCGAGCGGCGCAGCCTCGCCGGGCTCTTCGACCACTTCCCGTACAACTGGGCGATGCACGGCCCGGGGCCGGGCCACGGCATCCAGCTCCGCTCCGGCCGGTTGCTGCTGACCGTCGGGCACCGGACCGTCATCACCGGCGTGCCGGCCGTGGAGCGCAACTACGGCGCCTCGACCGTCTACAGCGACGACCACGGGCGCACCTGGCTCTCCGGCGGCGAAATACCGCTGGGCGGCGGCCTGCCGGCCGTGGGTGAGGCGCGGCTGGTGGAGCGGGCGGACGGGACGGTCGTCGTGAACAGCCGGCCGGGGTCGGGCAACGACTGGCCCCGTGACACCGCGGTCAGCGCCGACGGCGGCCTCACCTGGTCGAAGCCCAGGATGGACTTCAGCCCCGGGCTCTTCAACGGCGTCGACACCGGCCTGATCCGATACACCGGGGGTCCTCACAGCAGTGAGGTCGACCGGGTGCTGTTCAGCTGGCCCGACGCGCCGATGCGGTGGAACATGACCGTCGCGGTCAGCTACGACGAGGGCCACACCTTCCGCTACCGCCGGTCGATCAGCCCGATCCGGGGGTACTACTCGGACCTCGCACGGCTCTCCGACGGCACCATCGTGCTGCTCTACGGCTGCGACGGCGACCTCGACGGCAGCCCGCGGCGGGTGGCGGTGGCCCGGTTCAACCTGGAATGGCTCACCCAGGGCCGCGACAGCCTGGCCACCGGCCCGGCGCTCACCGAGCACACGCACGACCTGGGACGCCCCGCGAAAGAGGCCACCGTCTCCGGCGGCACCGTGACCGTGGTCGAAGAGGCCACGGCGCGTGACGGCGCCCGCGCCGCGTTCGCCCCCGGCGCGACGGGCGATTTCATCGAGTACACGTTCGTGGTCCCCTGGGGCGGCTGGCACGAGCTGTGGCTGCGCTCCTACAGGTCGGCCGACGGCGGCCTGGTCACGGTGACCGTGGACGGGCGGACCCCGCGGAACTCCACCCTCGACCTCACGGCGTTCCGCGGCGACGGCTACGACGTCGTGCTGCTGGGCAAGATGGCGTTACGGCCCGGCCGGCACACCATCCGGTTCAGGTCTGCCGGCGCCGGGCGGGGCGGCGGCAGGGCCATCGGGCTGGACCAGCTCAGTCTGGTCCGGGCGCCGCACCCGGCGGACGTGCGCGAGGAGGTCACCGTCGACAACGGCGGGCTCGGCTTCCAGGTCACCGGCACGTGGCCCAGCAGCCGGGGCATCCGCGGCTACTACGGGTTCAACTACCTGACCCACGCGAAGGGCGACGGCACCAGCGTGGCGCGGTGGCGACCGGCGTTGCCCGGCGAGGACCGCTACGAGGTGCTGGTGTCCTACTCGGCCGACCCCAACCGGGCCACCAACGCGACCTACGTCGTCCACCACGCCGACGGCGTCACACCGGTCGCGGTCAACCAGCGGGAACGCGGCATGCCCGACGCGCGCACCGGCGAATGGGTGTCGATAGGCACCTACCGGTTCCGTGCCGGCCTGGACGGATACGTCGAGCTCAGCGATGCGGCCGACGGCGTGGTCATCGCCGACGCTGTCCGATTCCGGCGGGAGCCGCGATGA
- a CDS encoding glycoside hydrolase family 127 protein, protein MTTEIGPGTGTEPGTEASLMATGGGGPVVPSPAAAVALRPLPLSACRLADGFWARRMAANRAALPVAYQRLSETGHLDNLRIAAGETTGTAKGAVFWDSDVYKWLEAVAWEHARRPDQASRDRLRELSRTVAAAQGDDGYLNSVMRLRGEERYARLWMSHEHYCAGHLFQAAVAAARATGETGLLRVATRLADHLAGTFGPGARTELDGHPGVETALVELYRETGVRRYLDLARHFVDTRGYGHATKPGFGPSHYADPAHYADRVPVREAATVEGHAVRAVYFASGASDVAIETGDDELLAALRRRFDAMRRQKQHVTGGVGSRWDGEAFGEPYELPPDRAYAETCAAIGVLQWAWRLLLATGECGYADQVEHVLYNAVLPAVSLTGAEYFYVNTLHRRTGARGEVQRSPAHGRRPWFNCACCPPNVMRTLAALPAYLATGSADGLQVHVYAPGSLRSGGFAVEIDTRYPWDGRIAVTVREAPRRPVELALRVPDWAEGAALDGRPVAAGEYARTRRVFRAGDRVLLELPMTARLLQAGPRVDATRGCVAVARGPLVYAIEQADQPPGVVLEDIRIDPSAPLRPEHRPDLLDGVTVLRTQGLVVACEAATPYRRYGEPAAAARAVPVTLIPYYAWANRGPHAMRVWIPTDPAT, encoded by the coding sequence ATGACGACCGAGATCGGCCCCGGGACCGGCACCGAGCCCGGCACCGAGGCCAGTCTGATGGCGACGGGCGGCGGCGGGCCGGTGGTGCCGAGCCCGGCGGCGGCGGTCGCGCTGCGCCCGCTGCCGCTGTCCGCCTGCCGCCTGGCCGACGGCTTCTGGGCCCGCCGGATGGCCGCCAACCGGGCGGCCCTCCCCGTCGCCTACCAGCGGCTCAGTGAGACCGGCCACCTCGACAACCTGCGGATCGCGGCCGGTGAGACGACCGGGACCGCGAAAGGCGCCGTCTTCTGGGACTCCGACGTCTACAAATGGCTGGAGGCGGTGGCCTGGGAGCACGCGCGCCGTCCCGACCAGGCGTCGCGTGACCGGCTTCGCGAGTTGAGCCGTACCGTCGCCGCCGCCCAGGGCGACGACGGGTACCTCAACTCGGTGATGCGGTTGCGCGGCGAGGAACGATACGCGCGGCTGTGGATGAGTCACGAGCACTACTGCGCCGGCCACCTGTTCCAGGCGGCGGTGGCGGCGGCCAGGGCGACGGGCGAGACCGGGTTGCTGCGGGTCGCGACCCGGCTGGCCGACCATCTGGCCGGCACGTTCGGCCCCGGCGCCCGTACCGAGCTGGACGGGCACCCGGGGGTCGAGACGGCCCTGGTCGAGCTGTACCGGGAAACCGGCGTGCGGCGATACCTGGACCTGGCCCGCCACTTCGTGGACACCCGGGGGTACGGGCACGCCACCAAGCCCGGCTTCGGCCCGTCGCACTACGCAGACCCGGCGCACTACGCCGACCGGGTGCCGGTACGCGAGGCCGCCACGGTGGAGGGGCACGCGGTGCGCGCGGTCTACTTCGCCTCCGGCGCGAGCGACGTGGCGATCGAGACGGGCGACGACGAGCTGCTTGCCGCTCTCCGCCGGCGGTTCGACGCGATGCGCCGGCAGAAGCAGCACGTCACCGGCGGGGTCGGGTCCCGGTGGGACGGCGAGGCGTTCGGCGAGCCGTACGAGCTGCCGCCGGACCGGGCGTACGCGGAGACGTGCGCGGCGATCGGCGTCCTGCAGTGGGCCTGGCGGCTGCTGCTGGCCACCGGTGAGTGCGGGTACGCCGACCAGGTCGAGCACGTGCTCTACAACGCGGTGCTGCCCGCGGTGTCGCTGACCGGGGCGGAGTACTTCTACGTCAACACGCTGCACCGGCGTACCGGCGCCAGGGGTGAGGTGCAGCGGTCCCCGGCGCACGGCCGGCGTCCCTGGTTCAACTGCGCCTGCTGTCCGCCCAACGTGATGCGCACCCTGGCCGCTCTGCCCGCCTACCTGGCCACAGGAAGCGCCGACGGTCTGCAGGTGCACGTGTACGCCCCGGGTTCGCTGCGCTCGGGCGGGTTCGCCGTGGAGATCGACACCCGGTACCCGTGGGACGGCCGGATCGCCGTGACCGTGCGCGAAGCGCCACGGCGGCCGGTGGAACTGGCCCTGCGGGTGCCGGACTGGGCCGAAGGAGCGGCTCTGGATGGCCGGCCCGTCGCGGCCGGTGAATACGCCCGGACCCGGCGCGTCTTCCGTGCGGGCGACCGGGTGCTGCTGGAGCTGCCGATGACCGCCCGGCTCCTGCAGGCCGGCCCGCGGGTGGACGCCACCCGCGGCTGCGTCGCCGTCGCCCGCGGCCCGCTGGTGTACGCGATCGAACAGGCCGACCAGCCGCCCGGCGTCGTCCTGGAGGACATCCGCATCGACCCGTCCGCCCCACTGCGGCCCGAGCACCGGCCGGACCTGCTCGACGGGGTGACCGTGCTGCGCACCCAGGGTCTGGTGGTCGCCTGCGAGGCCGCGACCCCTTACCGCCGGTACGGCGAGCCGGCCGCCGCCGCGAGAGCGGTGCCCGTGACACTCATCCCGTACTACGCCTGGGCCAACCGTGGCCCGCACGCGATGCGGGTATGGATACCGACCGACCCCGCCACGTGA
- a CDS encoding SIS domain-containing protein, with protein sequence MTMSWISAAQKVLEEVRRTQEAAIERAAALAARSIAGDGVVYAFGTGHSRMPVEEIFPRYGSFPGFHPIVELSMTFHNQVVGANGQRQAMFIERVQGLADQILANFRLRPRDSLMVFSVSGLNAVPIEMAIGARKAGLPVIVVTSLAESNAGPARHPSGTRLADHGDVVIDLCSPVGDALCQVGGVDEPIGPVSTFTAVAIVNEIKVRTARLLAADGIVPPVITSSRLVGEERSSELFEAAYLDFARRAAGTLRAEGR encoded by the coding sequence ATGACCATGAGCTGGATTTCCGCGGCGCAGAAGGTGCTGGAGGAGGTCCGACGGACGCAGGAGGCCGCCATCGAGCGGGCGGCCGCGCTGGCCGCGCGCTCGATCGCCGGTGACGGCGTCGTCTACGCGTTCGGCACCGGCCACTCCAGGATGCCCGTCGAGGAGATCTTCCCGCGGTACGGATCGTTCCCCGGGTTCCATCCCATCGTCGAGCTCTCGATGACCTTCCACAACCAAGTGGTCGGCGCGAACGGACAGCGCCAGGCCATGTTCATCGAACGCGTCCAAGGGCTCGCCGACCAGATCCTGGCCAACTTCCGGCTCCGGCCGCGCGACAGCCTGATGGTCTTCAGCGTCAGCGGGCTGAACGCCGTGCCCATCGAGATGGCCATCGGCGCCAGGAAGGCCGGCCTCCCGGTGATCGTCGTGACGTCCCTGGCCGAGTCGAACGCGGGTCCGGCACGCCACCCGAGCGGGACCCGCCTGGCCGACCACGGGGACGTCGTCATCGACCTGTGCTCGCCGGTCGGGGACGCGCTGTGCCAGGTGGGCGGCGTGGACGAGCCCATCGGCCCGGTGAGCACGTTCACCGCGGTGGCGATCGTGAACGAGATCAAGGTGCGCACGGCCCGCCTGCTGGCCGCCGACGGCATCGTCCCGCCGGTCATCACCAGCTCCCGTCTGGTGGGCGAGGAGCGCAGCTCGGAGCTGTTCGAGGCGGCGTACCTCGACTTCGCCCGGCGCGCGGCCGGGACGCTGCGCGCGGAAGGGAGATGA
- a CDS encoding ABC transporter permease, with protein sequence MMRVIVQRLLVGVLVMWGAASLIFLIVRVAPGDPVTIMLGPDASREQVAELTARLGLDQPLLTQYFGYLADVVRLDFGDSYRLNALAMEAVTERLPATADLMLASTAIAVVLGLTLGLVAGGRPGGVVDRAVSASAIALQSFPTFWVGIMLILAFALALRLLPSAGAGSPAHLILPAVTLALPFTAVVARLTRSSVAETMREPYIQTARSKGLTERQVLLGHALRNSLIPVVTVVGLHMGGLMGGAVIVENVFAWPGLGSLVVDAVSNRDYAVVQAATFLIAGIVMVFNLVADLLYSQLDPRIRLEGAS encoded by the coding sequence ATGATGCGGGTCATCGTCCAACGACTGCTCGTCGGCGTGCTGGTGATGTGGGGCGCGGCCTCACTCATCTTCCTCATCGTCCGCGTCGCGCCGGGCGACCCGGTGACGATCATGCTCGGTCCTGACGCGTCGCGCGAGCAGGTGGCGGAGCTGACCGCGCGGCTCGGCCTCGACCAGCCGCTGCTCACCCAATACTTCGGCTATCTGGCCGACGTGGTCCGGCTGGACTTCGGTGACTCCTACCGGCTCAACGCGCTGGCGATGGAGGCGGTGACGGAGCGCCTGCCCGCCACCGCCGACCTGATGCTCGCCTCCACCGCCATCGCCGTCGTCCTCGGTCTCACGCTCGGGCTGGTGGCCGGCGGACGCCCCGGCGGAGTGGTGGACCGGGCGGTGTCCGCGAGCGCGATCGCCCTCCAGTCGTTCCCCACGTTCTGGGTCGGCATCATGCTGATCCTCGCCTTCGCGCTGGCGCTGCGGCTGCTGCCCAGCGCCGGGGCCGGCTCACCCGCCCACCTGATCCTGCCCGCGGTCACGCTCGCGCTGCCGTTCACCGCGGTGGTCGCCCGCCTGACCAGGAGCAGTGTTGCGGAGACCATGCGGGAGCCGTACATCCAGACGGCCCGGTCCAAGGGCCTGACCGAGCGGCAGGTGCTGCTCGGCCACGCGCTGCGCAACTCGCTCATCCCCGTCGTCACCGTGGTCGGGTTGCACATGGGCGGCCTGATGGGCGGCGCCGTCATCGTCGAGAACGTCTTCGCCTGGCCTGGCCTGGGTTCGCTGGTGGTGGACGCGGTGTCCAACCGGGACTACGCGGTGGTGCAGGCGGCCACGTTCCTGATCGCCGGCATCGTCATGGTGTTCAACCTCGTGGCCGATCTGCTCTACTCCCAGCTCGACCCGCGCATCAGGCTGGAGGGTGCGTCATGA